GTCGTCAATTAAATGATCATTAATTAACTTTCTCTAACTAGttgacaataatatttttttttccgtCATGACATATTACACTTTCTgctaataattaatatgtgtAACATTGTGTGTTATGTAGCTAGCTAGGGTGTAGTCAAACCAATCATTAATGTTTGTGTAcactaattttatttaaaacgtATATTTTAGACgtcaatttatttatattgtatagtTGAATAATCCAacttataatatgattatttagatattttcaaaaaaaaatatattcacgTCAATGTAATATCGGGTATGGTGTCTAGATGTGTGTttataaagttgaatatttaattgTCAGTTCAGatcaaattaaaatgtatgtatctATGTTACTATGTATTATGAATGTTTACGTTAATTTGAATGATTGAGTTTTTTGGGTATGTACGTAGTACTGAAAATTGGTACGAAACAACTTGGAAAATTTAACCTATCATTGTATTAATTAAGACACAATTATTGTACTATATACCAATTTGGTGAATATAATTTAGTACTTGATTCTTTGGAGTAGTATGTTTTGTCTCTTAATTTTAGCTGTTATTTAAACTATATATATCACTAAGTAACGTGGCCCCtccattatttttatcaatGGTGGCAAAACAAATGGACTTTACATTAAGAAACAATAATTAGAGAGGACATGTGAAGTACAAATCAATTCACATATCATAGCTAGAATAACGTGGAAGATTTGAAATATAGTTTAACACTTTTGAAGAATCACTTTCATAGTCCTTTCAATGGTTTCTTAGAGGTCGATTCACTTTTGATAGATTGATTGAatgaatatttttgttgatatatcATCGTGTCTctattaaaaatagtttgtcTATTACTTCTAATAAAACGAATGTTAAAGTTATTGTTCTTTGTATGTGATAGGTTAGGTATATATCTATAGTCATCAATGTTTAAGACATAATAGCTATGTCCCATGTCTTCCTTAGTGAAAGATTTTGTTACTATGCTTAGTATTTTCGTATTTAGTTGACATATAATTTGATATAACGATAAATTCAGagacaaatttaaattttaaagtttatgattctttaatatatatatatatatatatatatatatatatataatagattttttaatataaataaaaattttgtgtGAAAACTATTGATTCCTGAGAATCAAACTATATATCCTAAATCCGCCCTGATTGTAATTATTATTGCTTGAGCCCATATGTCTAATCTATTCCATCACTCTAATCATCAACTATTCATTGATAGAATTTATAGTTgctacaaattaaattaaatttgatcgGGATATTATTGATCCTTAGCTTGGAGAAGCACAAACGGAGCCAGGATAAAGAGTTCAAGaattataaatttcttttaGAATGTCAATCGGTTTAGTTAGGAGCTtacaaattaattttctaatacaaGTACAAAGTCTACGAGAAAGTTACTGGGTTCGTTCGAATCTACGAACCTCACCGAGGTCCACCTCCGTGGAGAAGTTATTAGCAATGTCAAATAGGTGCCACAATAATCTAATAATTACAGAAGTGTTGATAAACGATTAAGTTTCACCAATAAGTTTATCTAGATTAGATTGTTTTACTTGCGAGTCTTATTAACACATCAATCTCACTATCCCATAAAGgtgaattttttatgaaatttataaaaaattagcTTGTCAAGAATGTTTTTGACGATTTTTCTGCTGAAAATCCTTGATAACAAGACTTTAATAAGAAATTTAAGCATTTTTTTTAACTAGTGCATAGTTTAATGTCTACTACGCATTTGATATGATATACATCttctttgataaaattattctttagCGTTTAATTGTCCCAACATGTTGAAAATCTTTCTTATCATCAAAAAGtatagttttataaaataagttcaggggtaatataGTTTTATACCTTTCTTTTCTTAGTGTTTGTATGATCCATTCATCTAAAAGAATACGACAAGACATTTGCCTTCTATATTAACCGAAATTAATCTGACAAACACagtaaataatatttgaatcgACCTAAAAGTTGatcaaatattcaaataacaaagCAGGTAAGAGATTACAAACTTAAatgtcaataattatttttaaaatcttaagACCTCATAactaacttctttttttttccaaacattATTACAAGATAATTCAGCAATGAAAATTAAGGTGAAAAAATTTGACTGCCGTAGTATGAAAGTGCCTTTTAATTCTAAGTATGAGCATGCGGCAATTGTGGATTTGTGGTTAGCTAAGAATAAtgattatggaaaaaaaatagaaaggaCTTTTGTATGGCTAAATAGTAAAAATTCAAATCCTAAAGGACCCCATCTACAATGATTTTCCATTGAATTATATGATTagtatttgacaaaaaaaaaattatatgcacCCGATATTAACATTAAACTAGTAAATATAAGATATgtatcttttattaatttatatagtcAGTATATAAaattgggaaaatgcacaattaTTCTtaacctatgctcgaaatttcagagacacacttatactatactaaggtcctattacccctgaacttattttataagtaattttttatcctttttcgatctacgtgacactagcttggaaaaaaaatcaatcaacatTGGGTCCACAAgataaaaaggggtagaaagttattaataaaataagggGCTTAACATTGTCTTTGTACTTATCTTCATGTAGTGCTTCATTATATTAAGTTTATACACACATCTATCATTTAATCATGATTGagctatatatatttttaggttaattttgtaattgctaaaaaaaatttatttgatttgatatatttttagattaattttgtaattgctaaaataaaattatttgatttgatataaagtGCAAGTATTGTCCAAGCAAATGGTAGTAATTCAAAGATAAGATTTAAAATGGTTACAAGCCCACAACAATGAGCTAAAAAGTCATCGATGgggttatgttttatttaactaaaaaaataaatatttgatatgcGATATTTCTATTGAAGTTTAACTGATTTGAATTTGTGATGTATAGAGTCCATTCAAGAAAAGCATTTtcgaaaaaattcaaaactcaaaatcaaaacttctaattaagagaaaaaaaagtttcatataTTTCACCATTCCCGCGCTATTAGAACTCTTctataaggaaaataaaatgttCATTACTTTCTTGCTTTTTCTACTAGTCACATCTTCCTCAATTAGCTTCAATTCCAAAGTTCACATTCaatattttatcatgtttgAAAGTTATTGTGTTAGGGATCAAGATCATGATGATTATTTGGATTATCATGTACTTTGACAACTTTTGAAAACCCaaacttttactttttttcattttccttgaccttcaacttttatttataaatatcttttaaagaGAATTCCAAATTTAAAGTAGtgtaaaatgaaaaatcaaCAAGGTAGTCTAATTgaccaaaatatatttttgatctCTATTTTATCAATCCTTAGTTTTTGTGGACCACACCCTGGAGTTATATAGCACATTATTATgggaaaataatatattttatgtgccttaatttgtataattagttagaatttttattaacaaaaaaaaatataaattttcgaCAAGTCAATTTTTAATGGCTTCTCTCAGATGTCTACGGAAATTTAACTTATAGCTTCGCCTTTGTTTTCTAGTACTTATCAATTAGCACTTTTCTAactcattaattttattaagtgtttgataaaatagtcaaaatgcGTGTAAGCTGATTAAATAAtatcatgaataaaaaataaaaatctttgtcaaaaaaagtgataaagttgattgatagaaaatcttgaaaaagagaATTGAGGCATTGCAAAAGGTCAAGTCTTTAGATGTTTACATTTTAACAGTAAAAATTCAATAACACGTGTGGGTGTGTATTAACAATTAATTCAATCGCTTTCTGCCTTTATTCCTTGCATATTGATCATGTTATTAGTATAATAGTTTCGATCTAACTATTAAGATATTATCGATTTTATGTTTTCGTAGCttctaatttgaatttatattgttattatctTGGATTTCAATTTAAATGATATATCAATAGTTAATTTGTTATCTTATTTATATGACACTTCGTATTGAACCACCTTTCAAGTTCAATCACTAGTTAAAAGCCTATGAGTTGTTACACTCACCTTAAAAAGGGATTGAACATCTTCACAAGcttatcaattattttattataaaaaatatttactctgATACAATTTTTAATGGTATTGATTAACCATCAAGCTATTGATTAATTTTGTAAGGCCTCTTGAGTGTTAAATCAAGAAGTGAGCctataatataattgaattctCGATACTAATTTATATGGTCGTTAACTTTTTCCATTTGCTTAAGACAAATCTCATATGAGATATACGTTTGAGTTCATTAATTATAATAACCGGTTTGTGAATTGTTGCATGTCGTTCAATTAGGCTCAACTTTGTCAAAACTATGTCCGACTCAAGTTGGATTGTGTACTTATCTAAGATGAACTCAGTTTGAGTtgatttcttatatgattactcaacttaaaattattatctcagaaagtgaatttttttattgaagaaaattaaaaaaaaaagtgtatttctaaaagaaaatgTAATTATTAGTTGCATAACCATTTacaactcatttttttaaaaatacaatttatatattgCTTAGATTACACTTATAAAATTACATCgtatatattattgttgataACATCATTGTCGGACTTAAAAATGATGgaataaacaaattgaaaatgGTGTCAATTTAGTGCGTCGGCACAACCCTCATGTGCTCGTGCGAAAGCTACTATCAAACTCTAACATCCAAAATGTATAATGACTTCTTTTGCCAAAcaacttgattttttattattttattattattattattattattattattattattattattattttgtctgtgtgcattttcatttcttttttaacaTTCTCAAATCTCCAACTAATTCCGACAAGGACGTATGAAAGCGGtaattattctttcatttttaatttgatgtttTGAATATGAGtgttcttaaaaataaaattgtctttGTTAAGAAGCATTTTATCCtctaatatgatattttttgatGCGGATTCAAATTCAATCAAACTCTAACGTGAATACTAAACActgaataaagtaaaaaaatctaaagaaattaaCTCTCCAACTAAACTCACCTTTGATGATTGTGgataatttaacatttaatcaaatttaattaaaaaatctcGAGCTTAAAttctaaaagtaaaaataagggTACATTTATTTAGGTAATTAATAGGTGTAAGTAGGCTCAAACTAGCTTAGACTTCACGATGGAACAGTATACCTTGACATTAGTATTTACAaggtctttttttttatttcgatgtttttaattaaaaatttcgtTTAATTTGGGCTAATAGTATAGAATGatgaacatttttttatttgttatgtttttacttATTATGGTGTAGATTCGATCACTTGTCGATCATAGAAATTCATTCTCCGAATGATAtctaatactattattattattattattgttaaaaagTCTGATATTTGAAATTATCTTATTCGACTAATCTAAATTTATATTCCCAAAAATGGCTAAAAATAATAAGGAAGTCTTTGGttgattattattgatatatacATTTAAACTAAGAGTTTTGGGgagttttgatatttaaataaaaatagctAAGACCTAACTTCTTTTTTTAGGGTTGTGTATAATGTAATCATGTTGTAGTGTGGCACACATTATgaactatttatataaatataaaatagctTATTAAATTTGGCAAGATGCGTATTTACATATCCAAATTGCCACCTATAATTTGCTACGacacttttgaaaatatttattgttacactcattaaaacaaagaaacaaTAATTTACGCAACTCCAAATTTGAAACTACCAACAATATTATGGACAAACATAGTTTGCATGTTGATGTTTAGTTAATACTTTTTTTGTCTCGAtttatatgtgatattttttattttacatatatttcatgatattattaatattttattcatagcGAGTCTCTTATATTTGATAAAAGGACTATAAATATGTATTGATCtccaatttaaaaaatcatttattttaaggataattttaatatatcataaataactCTTATATTTTTCAAGCTCAGTGTCCATATCATTAAACGGAGGGAGTGGagtaataaaagtaaaaaataaaattgaatatttaacTCACGTAATAAGAAATTGTTACGGAAATGACCTTGAATTGgaccaaatattcatatttggCCCAAACATAGTAATTGGTTTTATTACTTGTAATGACCCACCCAATTTAGTTCACACCCAACTACCCATTTGAACGAATCGAAAAATTCTTTTGGACAGAATGATATTTTACtgatgttattgtattttttacaatgtttttacttttttagtttaatatcttttaattaaaagaaattatgttaaaataaaaaaaatattataaactttttgaatttatgatcaaattttCAGTCATTTAACATTATTCTTAAACACATATCCACTTTTATATCTCTTGAGAAATTAAAAAGTGATTATTGTTATTTcataatattgattattttttaaaaaataaaatcgaaaaataactaataaatgtTATTTCTACGCTATATATAGTAGAGAATTATAACATCAACTTTCCAATGTTTTTCtacgttatatatatatatatatatatatatatatatatatatatatatatatatataNNNNNNNNNNNNNNNNNNNNNNNNNNNNNNNNNNNNNNNNNNNNNNNNNNNNNNNNNNNNNNNNNNNNNNNNNNNNNNNNNNNNNNNNNNNNNNNNNNNNNNNNNNNNNNNNNNNNNNNNNNNNNNNNNNNNNNNNNNNNNNNNNNNNNNNNNNNNNNNNNNNNNNNNNNNNNNNNNNNNNNNNNNNNNNNNNNNNNNNNNNNNNNNNNNNNNNNNNNNNNNNNNNNNNNNNNNNNNNNNNNNNNNNNNNNNNgaaaaataactaataaatgtTATTTCTACGCTATATATAGTAGAGAATTATAACATCAACTTTCCAATGTTTTTCtacgttatatatatatatatatatatatatatatatataataaattataaccaatTCCCAATGTTAATCAATTATAAtgttaataacaaaaaaaattattctaacaTTTACACATTTAGTTTAGCACTAATAAAAATTGTATACTGGTTTGTATTATctaatttatatgaattatttattcaattatataCTTGGATAGATATTCATATGTTTCAATATTTTACTATGTAAAACATGCTTTTTACTTATGCCCTCCTTTGAGATATGCACTATTTAAattctatatataaaaataacataatatatatatNaatataaaatatttcaatccATAAATTAAAGTCccatttttctattaattcaaAAAGTAGTACTTACTATTCCTTTGAATTCATTATAAATATGCAAACATGTCATAAAATTTGACCCAAACATTACTTCACCTTCCtcccattcttcttcatctcctTCAATGGCAGAAAATACATCACCTAACATTAAGGTCAGTTACGAAAAATAACTATATCCGTTATCGTAAtcgacaaaaaattaaatattttatatcttatattattataaacgGATATTTATAACAGCAGcgttacatatataaatatatatatacacatacgtacatcttcttcttcatcataaCAGAAAAATACAATACTATCCATTTTCAGGTGCTACCAAGAGTACTAAAAACCAACAACCAACCCCCACCACCcaacccccatttcctcaaaattcatgatttatGTATGTTAGTGTACATGATAAATAGTATTACAAGTAGAATTAGAATCCAACTCTGTTTTTGTTATCAAATCTTCATAAGTATCGCCATTTgcatatttcttcttctttacttATGAGATcgttttttcatattcattgtaaaaatttcaaattccttCGAAATAACTTATGTCGTAGCTATAACATAGCTACGACAACAGTAGCACCACTAACAACAACGAAAAAAATCGTTGTTATAATGGGTGCTACTGGTTGTGGAAAATCAAAACTCTCGATCGACCTCGCTACTCGTGGTTTCAATTCGGAGATTATAAATTCAGATAAAATTCAGGTTTCTAAAGGGCTTGATATAACAACGAACAAAATTTCAATCAATGAACAGAGCGGCGTTGTTCATCATTTACTAGGTGAGTTTTCCGGCCCCGAGTTATTTTCCCCTTCTGATTTCCGGCATACTGCTGATAACAGAATCACTGATATTATCAATCGCCGGAAACTTCCATTAATCGTCGGTGGATCGAATTCCTTCATCTACGCTTTGTTATCAAATCAGTTCAATCCGGGTGTAGATGTTTTCGGTGAGATAAACCCGGTTCAGTGTATATCAAAAGAGCTTCGTTACCATTGTTGCTTCATCTTAGTCGATGTTCTCACTCCGGTTCTGAATCGTTACTTGTTTCAACGAGTCGACGAGATGATGAACTCCGGGATGTACGAAGAGCTCGAAGAGTTCTTCGCGAAAAACGGATTTTCCGATCGGAACACCGGGATAAGAAAAGCGATTGGAGTACCGGAGATGGAGGGGTATTTTAGGAATTTGAAAAATTGTACCACCGTACAGGAAAAATGCAGATTATATGAAGAAGCAGTGAGAGAGATAAAGGAGAATACGAAGGAGCTTGCAGAGAAACAGGTAAGGAAGATCCAACGGTTGAGAGAGAGTGGGTGGGACCTACAAAAAGTAGATGCCACGGAGGCACTCCGGGCGAAAATGTCGCCGGAAAACAGCAAGATTCCGGCGACGGAAATTTGGGAAAGACAAGTTGTATTACCAAGCATGAAGATTGTGAAACAATTTTTGTTGGAGTAGGTTTTCCAGCTAATTACaccatatttttctttctttttttataatatatagatatataatttttggttttataaaaaaaaacgtATGTAATGAAGGCTAACGTAGTAaacaattatgttttttttttgttttttttcttttttgtaatttactaacttatttacaaaaatatacataaaaaggggaagaaaaatcaaagaaaaacagTCTTCTAtaatttcttctttctcttttttatttggaTTTATTTGTTGAAATGAGTTAAAAATAAGATTACTTAGATAAATGGAGTATTTGTGTTGAGTGTATACgtcaaaatgaaaaatatacacTCTAATTCGTCTCAAATTACTATTTAGagcattttttaatttatattcgaGTTGAAAAGTCTCACTTTGTATCAAATGTTTTTTGAAAGTAATCTCATATTTAATACTTTAATCAGAGACTCTAATTAAGAATAAAGAaatacttatcattttaacacaaTATTTGATGACATTTAAGGAGGATTTATGTTTTTGACAAATTCATATCTATTATTTTTAACTCAAGTCAAATTGATcatatatcattaatttattattgtactAACATAtaattctaatttaaaattgGATCATAAGCTAACATTGATAAAGCTAATAAAGagtttaagtaattaattaaaagctTTATGAAAACTCTATTGAGAGTGACCAgagtatttgaaaattaatcttAATCATGCTTTCCTTTTCttgaacaattaattaaattaaaaaatcagtTAGATAATGTGTTTATCCACAAAAAAACTCTTACTTTAGTAATCACATTTTGCTACCAAGTGActgtaattataaaatttatgtcgTAAGAGCACGCTTATTCTATAAGCCTACAAGAAGGtatgtttttataatatatcGAATCAGTACAACTATCGTTCTTTAAATTCAACAACACAATTTGAATTAGTATCAAAAgttaagtaataaataataatttaggaTATTATAACAAGTAATCGATTTTTTTAAgcaaaaaaagttatttattataCCTATTTTGAACGATTATACATTGTTTTCTTTTAGGTACTGAAAATTCTCCAAATAAATCTTTCATGATGGATTATAGTGTTACAAGAAATTGTTGTGTTTACATGTAGGGTGTGAATTAAGATTTCcattaattaaaatagtttaATCTTGCAAAGGATCGACTAGATATAGTGTTATAACAATATATCTTATTTAGATTGCCTAAATCcaatctaatttaatttgatttgattcgtatatttatataataaaaataattaagaacacTAAACTTTGATTTATTCGAGAagagataaatttattatttgtgttGATAACTTTAGATTACATTTTATTGGCAAGTCGAACATGTTACACTCTTGCCAAGTTGATACTTCTTAATTAgctatatcaaaaataataattgttcaTTCAAGAAGCAAGttgaaagcaatatatatatatatatatatatataaagagttctttaaaattgtcaaagatgAAGGAGTTAAATTAACGAGGAAAGACTCAAAATAGTCCTTCATCTTTGGGTCAAGGCTCAAACTGATCTTTGATTTTTCACATGGAGCAGTTATAGTCCTTTATGTTTGCAATATTGGTGCACTTTTGGTCTTCTCCGAAAAGTTTACCTATTTTTTAACGttaattttgtccaaaattttatataaaaaatgtcagatagtctttttatatatttagtaaaaataataactctATCTGAGAGAAAGTTATAAGAAAAACATCTTGTTTTGTTCATTAGAAATATTAATGCAGCTAAACTAAGAACATCTTAACATATCAGATATGACTTTGcaggaaaagaaaaattgtacTATTGCATGTGAAATTATCGTGATGAACCTCTCGACTTTACCTGCAATACGATTTCTACTAaactaaataaagtatttttcttCTCACGTACTTGCATATGGAttctactaaatatataaaatgacaatTGCACATCCCATACATAggttataaataaaatcaatgctaaaaaaatagataaattttcaGATGAGAACCAAAATTGCAAATATAAGGGACTATTACTGCTCTATGTGAAAACTCAAGGATCACTTTGAGTCTTAACCCAAAGAAGAGGGActattttgatcctttcctcTAAATTAACCGatctttaaactttaattaGATTAGATAATGTTAGATTAATTAGATAAGATTATATATTTGACCTCACATATGGGACAAAAATCATATGGTTGGATTTTTTAGAAGGAAACGTTA
The window above is part of the Solanum pennellii chromosome 5, SPENNV200 genome. Proteins encoded here:
- the LOC107020035 gene encoding adenylate isopentenyltransferase-like — protein: MRSFFHIHCKNFKFLRNNLCRSYNIATTTVAPLTTTKKIVVIMGATGCGKSKLSIDLATRGFNSEIINSDKIQVSKGLDITTNKISINEQSGVVHHLLGEFSGPELFSPSDFRHTADNRITDIINRRKLPLIVGGSNSFIYALLSNQFNPGVDVFGEINPVQCISKELRYHCCFILVDVLTPVLNRYLFQRVDEMMNSGMYEELEEFFAKNGFSDRNTGIRKAIGVPEMEGYFRNLKNCTTVQEKCRLYEEAVREIKENTKELAEKQVRKIQRLRESGWDLQKVDATEALRAKMSPENSKIPATEIWERQVVLPSMKIVKQFLLE